A single window of Bombyx mori chromosome 9, ASM3026992v2 DNA harbors:
- the LOC119628949 gene encoding uncharacterized protein LOC119628949: MKKTVILFIALIIHTSTVFFGEFQGPTPSVNKNFGKLMNDVVSDARQTIDCTVEAMKNEVDSGNLPYFYKPKCGNQNVKPLNNKNLDRKSRATFKDTENPRRHQKIVDGTIFKNTGKNKNKKINDIKNLLLNESRRLNNVDKFVKEDLDGISKDVRVQLEKIEHNDVKVALALQKPKVDSVKNASSEIKSKISAQSKNIKFANSASNSSDTSEIDDIVAKFQIETNNTLKEIEKQLQDWEKEESEQLQELKTLMESAKHPVTLKDLAQNITANSLSENSTLPFDTVNSSITPSTIVTPLPEIQSGKNLSSIDIPSKSSKGLQRTTIALASSTEHFTTTAIPTSNIISKLTTFKIATTTERTLTKADDSLNDYGGFFDFSPNDKHARDEAASSAEKIIKEGSFSKSLFNALSNKVEDAPSIF; encoded by the exons ATGAAGAAAAcagttattttgtttattgctttaatAATTCAT ACTAGTACCGTGTTTTTTGGTGAATTTCAAGGACCTACGCCTTCAGTAAATAAGAATTTTGGTAAGCTGATGAATGATGTTGTGTCAGACGCCAGACAAACAATAGATTGCACCGTAGAAGCTATGAAAAATGAAGTGGACTCTGGAAATTTACCCTACTTTTATAAACCTAAATGTGGTAATCAAAATGTTAAGCCACTTAATAATAAGAATCTTGACAGAAAAAGTAGGGCGACATTTAAGGACACCGAGAATCCTAGACGACACCAAAAAATCGTTGATGGAACGATCTTTAAAAACACCGGAAAAAACAAGAATAAGAAGATAAACGACATAAAGAATTTGTTGTTGAATGAATCACGACGCTTGAATAATGTTGATAAATTTGTGAAAGAAGACCTTGACGGCATATCCAAGGACGTACGTgtacaattagaaaaaatagaACATAATGACGTTAAGGTTGCTCTCGCTCTACAAAAGCCTAAAGTGGATTCCGTGAAGAATGCTTCTTcagaaataaaatcaaaaatttcagctcagtctaaaaatattaagtttgCCAATTCGGCAAGCAATTCTTCCGATACAAGCGAAATTGATGATATTGTGGCAAAGTTCCAAATCGAAACAAACAATACGCTTAAGGAAATAGAAAAACAACTCCAAGATTGGGAAAAAGAAGAATCGGAACAGTTGCAAGAGTTAAAAACACTCATGGAAAGTGCCAAACATCCTGTTACTCTTAAAGATCTAGCTCAGAATATTACCGCGAATAGTTTATCGGAAAATAGTACATTGCCGTTCGATACAGTTAACTCATCAATAACACCTTCAACCATCGTTACTCCACTACCTGAAATTCAAAGCGGAAAAAACTTGAGTTCAATTGACATACCAAGTAAATCTTCCAAAGGCTTACAAAGAACTACAATAGCACTAGCATCGTCTACTGAACATTTTACAACAACTGCAATTCCGACCTCGAATATAATAAGTAAATTAACGACATTTAAAATTGCGACTACCACAGAACGAACACTAACTAAAGCGGACGATAGTCTAAATGATTATGGTGGATTTTTCGATTTCTCTCCTAATGACAAGCATGCAAGAGATGAAGCGGCCAGTAGCGCagaaaaaataatcaaagaGGGAAGTTTTTCCAAATCACTGTTTAATGCTCTATCTAATAAGGTAGAGGATGCACCCTCCATATTTTGA